The Chryseobacterium sp. G0186 genome includes the window TTGTTAATAAAAATCAGATTTAAGTATTCCTGTTTTCTTAGATTGTTTTTAATAGATAGGTAATCTCCTTCTTTCGGAGTGTAAGGAAAGCTAAAAAGATTTTCAGAATTTATTTTTTCTAAAATTTCCTCCTTTATATCCTGGATATATCCTTTTTCAGAACTTGATGGAAAATCATCTAAAGAATTTTCTACATCATCATTTTTCCCTGTAATGGTTTCTAATACCCAATAATATTTTGAGTTCTTTTTAGAGTGGGTTCCCAGTACTTTTTCTTCTAAGAGTATTTTCATAAGTCATATTTTGCTGTGGCAGAAGTTCTAAGATCTGTAAATTCTCCTCTCTTGAACTTCAACTGAGCTACCATGGCAATCATGGCGGCGTTGTCGGTAGTATATTCAAATTTTGGAATGTAAATGCTCCATCCTAATTTTTCCTTATTGTCTTCCATTGCTTTTCTAAGGGCAGAATTGGCAGATACACCTCCTGCAATAGCAACTTGGTTGATGTTAAGGTCTTTGGCTGCTTTTTCAAGCTTTTTCATCAGGATCTCAATGATGCATTTCTGTACAGAAGCACAAAGATCGTTGAGGTTCTCCTTAATAAAATCAGGATTTTTCCTAACCTCTTTCTGAATGAAATATAAAACGGAAGTTTTAATACCACTGAAAGAATAGTCGTAGTTTTCCAACTTAGGCTTATTGAAAGTGAAGGCATCAGGATTTCCTTCCTTGGCCAGTCGGTCAATGATAGGTCCGGCAGGATAGTCAAGATCGAAAATTTTTCCGATTTTATCAAAAGCTTCTCCTGCGGCATCATCAATTGTTTTTCCGATGATTTCCATCTCAAAATAATCCTTTACCAGTACAATCATGGTATGTCCGCCACTTACCGTAAGACATAGGAATGGAAAAGTAGGCGGCACAGGATTTGCATCCTCGATAAAATGGGCCAAAATGTGGGCTTGAAGGTGATTGACTTCAATTAAGGGTACATTAAGGCTCATAGCCAGAGATTTAGCAAATGATGTCCCTACAAGAAGTGATCCTAAAAGTCCGGGCCCGCGTGTAAATCCTATAGCTGAAATTGCATTTTGTTGTATATTTGCTTTGGTAAAAGATTTTTCAACAACGGGGATAATGTTTTGTTGATGGGCTCGCGAAGCCAATTCAGGAACTACGCCTCCATATTCTTTATGGATGGCCTGGTTCGCAGCAATATTTGAAAGAATAGAATTCCCCTTGATGATAGCTGCTGAGGTGTCGTCACAGGACGATTCAATACCTAAAATTATAGAGTCGCTCATAATAATGGCAAAGTTAGAGAATAATAACGAGAATGAGAATAAAAAATCTGTAACTGAAAACTTAGGTGATCAGGTACAGAAGACTGTTGAAAATGTTGAGGAAAAGGTTCGGGAAACAGTAAAAGAAGCGTCTGAATTAGCTTCAGATGCCATACATCATCCTGTAGAAACGGCAGAAGAGTTTGGAAAACAAGCGATAAAAGATGTCACCAGCTATGCTTGGTGGGCAAAGCTTTTGCTTATTATCTTTTGGTTGGGGATTGTTCTGGTAGGAGGAATTCTTGTGGCTATTAATCTTCCCGTAACCAAGCAATGGGCAGCAGATCAGGCACTAAAACTTGTTAATAACGACTTTAAATCCGGATTTTCCACTGAAAGTGTAGATGTAAACTATTTCGGAAATGTTACGATAAAAGGATTAAAAGTAAAAGATTATAAAGGATTAGATTTTATCAAAGCCCGTGAATTCCGTGCAGACTCAGACTGGATATCTCTTGCAGTGAATGCCATTTCAGGAAAAAGTAATTCTTTAAGCTTTAATTCCCTTACCCTTGTCAATGCAGAGGTAAAAGTCATTACTTATAAAGGAGACAGTATCTCCAACTTTGTCAGATTTACAGAGCTTTTTGATGATGGTAAAAAAAGAGATCCTAAAAAACCTTCTTTTCAATTAAATTCCAGAGTACAGATTCTTGATTCTAAGGTGTCCATTGTAAACGAAAACTCTCCCGGAGATCAGGGAAAATGGCTTACTGCAACAAATTTTAATTTAAAGGCACCCAACGTAAAGGTCAATGGACCTAATGTTTCAGCCCTTATCAATAATATGTCTTTTGTGACTTCCAGATGGGGAAAATCACATACTGTTGATACTTTTTCAACAGAACTGTCTTTAACCAAACAGTTTTTATCATTAAAAGACCTTACCTTAAATACAGATCATACATTACTTCAGGGAGATATTAAATTTAATCTTCATGATGGCTCATGGGCAGACTTTGCAGATAAGGTACGTTGGGATATGAATATAGGACAGGGCAGTCAGGTGAGCGGATATGACATCAGCTATTTTGTAACCAACTGGGATAATTTTAAACCGTTCAACCTTTCAGGGGTCATGACGGGTCCGTTAAATAAATTTCATCTGGAAAACTTTCTGATCAGAAACCCGGATGTGAATATTGCTACCAAAACAATGAAGGTAGACAATCTTCTGAACGGCCATTTTTCTATTGAAACAAAGGATCTTTCTACAGATTTTACCTATAAGGATTTAAAGGCGATGATGCCTACTTTTATTGCCAGTAAAATGAAAAATTTTGCTGATGATTTTGGAAAACTAAAGTATAATGGAACAGCAAAGGTAAATCCTGATCAAATTTATGTAGATAACGGAAATCTAATGACAGGAATCGGGCAGGCGAAAATTTCCAAATTGTCTCTTACCGGGTACAGCTCGGCGATGCCTAAATATTCCGGCCATCTTGATGTAAAAGATCTGAATACCTCTATTATCACCAAAAGCAAAACCGTTGGTTTAATCTCCGGTAATTTTGATGTTAGTGGACAGAGTTTTGATGTAAATACCATGCGTCTTACTACCAAATCGCAGATTGCCAGCATTGAAATTATGGATAAGGTGATCAATAACCTGTATCTTGACGGGTTATTAGATCATAAAAAATATAACGGATTGATTACCGTTAATGATGAGCAGGCAAAAGCTACCATCAAGGGGTTGATTGATTTCAGTACCTCAAAAATAGCAATGGATGTAAATGCAGATGTCACGCATCTGAATATGAACTATTTTACCAATAAACCGGGAAGCCAGATTGTAAGTGGCCAGGTTGAGGGGAAAATGTCTATGTCGTCCATTAATGATCTTACGCTTGATGTGAATGCGAATAACCTTTACTTTGCCACCGCTACTCAAAAATATAATATTCCCAATGCAAAACTAAAGACATTTATTGAAGCAGGAGGACGTGTCATCGATGTGGATGCACCAGGTGCTGCTACAGGGAAAATTTCAGGAAAATACAGCCTTACTGATCTGGCAGGAATGGTAGAGAATGGAGTAGGAAGAATTCTTGTAGGCCCACCGCCGAGAAAATTGTACAGAGGACAGAATTTTGCTATGAAATTTGATGTTCAACAGGGATTGGTAAATTACTTTTTACCGGATCTGAAGTTGCCGAATGGCGCTTTGGTAGAAGGTGAATATGATGGGAATTCCAATAATTTGATTCTCAATCTGGATGCTGCTGCCTTAAAGTATATTATGACAAAGGAGGAGGAGATTACCGATGCGGATAAAGCCTTGGCATCATCTAATCCTGACTATAAAATCAATGATAGAAAAAATATCAACAGAGACAGTGCTGTAGTAGACAGTGTTAAAATAAGAATCAATACAGCCAACCTTGATCAACAGTTGTATGCAAGAATCAACAGGTTGGAATATAACAAAAATATAATCAAGGATTTTGAGCTTAAAGGGAATAATGAAAATGGAAATACCCTTCATCTTGCCACCGTATTTAAACACGGAAGCCCGGATGATGAGCTTAATGAAAAGCTAAAGGAATATGCCATTAACGTAGACCAGTCTACCGATGATGCGGGTGACTATGTCTTTAAATTTGAACCTACTGAAGTTAAATTCAATGAGGTTACATGGGCTATAGATACTAGCCCTGAGCTTAATCATTCCATTACCTATAGAAAGAAAACCGGGGATTTTGATATTAGAAATCTAAGGGTTTATTCTGATAGCAGTGCGTTGTTCATCAAGGAAGCCCAGTTTAAATCAGCCAAGGATTTTTATGTAGATGCTGATATCAGTGATTTTGCCATAGAGAAGCTATTAGAAATGCAGTCAGGTGGAAATGGAATGGATATAAAAGGCCTTGCCAACGGTAGTGTGAAGATCAAGATGGATAAAAGCACTTTGCAGCCATTGGTAGATCTTACAGTAGATAATATTAAGATGAATGGCAATGAAATGGGAGATATCTCTATTTCTGCCACGAACGGATTCTCACTGAATGTATATGATATTGATGTTAAGGTTCACTCAGCTGGGGTGCTTGGAAATAACAGCCTGAATCTTACAGGTACTGTAAATAACAATACTGCTTCTCCAATTATTGACCTGACCGCAGAAATGCGTGACTTTGATTTATCATTTACCCAGCAGTTTGTTCAGACCATTTTTGGAAACCTTAGAGGAAAGGCAACCGGAGATCTTAAGATCAACGGGAAGCTTAGTAATTTAGATTATAATGGGGATATAGCCTTAAAGGATTTTGGATTAAAACTTCTATTTACAGGAGTAGATTATTCATTTGATGATACCGTAATTCAGCTGACCAAGGGTCTTGCCATTCTTAACAATATTGAGGTTCATGACGGAAGAACCAATTCCAAAGGGAATATCTCCGGGGCGATTCAGTTTGAGACACTTTCTTCAATGGGGGTATCTCTCGTAATGAGAGCTGATAACCTGTTAATGCTTAATACGACTCAAAAAGACTTTGACCTGTTTTGGGGAAGAGTATATGGGCAGGGTGATTTGTATGTGGATGGACCTGTTTCAGGGCTGAGTATTACAACACCTAACATGAAGGCACTTAACGGAAGTACCTTTACTTTCAACTCCAGTTCTACTTCAAATGTTGAAGAATTCAAGATGCTGAGGTTCCTTAAAGAAGGAAAAGACGGACTGGTTACCCTGGAAGAGAAGAAAAAAACTGGAGCCAATATGAATATCGACTTCAACCTGGCAGTAGATAAAGGAACCACTGTAAACGTGCTTGTAGGGGATGATGTAGGGAATATTACCGTAAAAGGAGTTGCAGATCCGCTAAAGTTCCAGATGAACAGACAGGGAAATATCGCAATGAGCGGAACATATAAGGTTGATAACGGTACATTTATTTCAAAAGCTATTCTTAACAAGACTTTCCAGATTGAAAAGAATAGTAGTATCAGATGGGATGGCGATGCGATGAAGCCGGGACTTGATATAACGGCCAACTATATGAGAATGGTTTCCAATGCAGGAGAATACCTGAGCATGGGAAAACTTCAGCCTATCAGTATCTTGTTACAGGCTAATATTACGGAGTCCTTAATAGATCCTAAAGTTGAGCTTAATCTTACTGCAATGGATGTTTCCAGCCAGGTAAGAGAGACACTGGCAGCAAAGATGAGTCAGGAGGGAGAAAAAGTACTGCAGTTTGGTTCTGTACTTCTTTTAAGCACATTCAATGTTTCTAATACAGGGGGAGTGGATGTGAATGTAGGAAACGTTGCCGAATCTTCAGGATATAATATGCTTTTAAAACAGCTTGGATCTGTTCTTAATACCATGAGTAACGAGTTTCAGATTGACCTGAACTATGTGAAGGGAGACCAAAACTCTAACATTGGAGACAGAGCCAATGCAGGGCTAAGTGTTGCCGTTTCTCCTAGAGTAAATATCAAAACCGGTCTTGGAATTCCATTATCTAAAACTGATGCCGGTAACAGTGGCGCACAGAATAATTATCTTTCCGGAGAGGGATCTATTGAATATGATCTTTCTAAAAAGAATGACGGTACTTTCCTTGTACGAGGCTATTCTAAGCCTACCAACATTGGAATGATCAGTACAAACGGAGCTGCTAATCAAGCCTATGGAGTAGGGGTAATGTGGAGTAAAAGCTTCAATTCTTTGTTTAAAAAGAAGAAAAAAGATAAAAAAACAACCACAGACAAAACGGAAATAAAAACAGATTCTATAAAATCAACTGCTAAATAATCAGAATATTTTAATGATTTTTATCATCTGTGTTAATTATTGTTAATATTTGATATATATTTTTTAGTTAAATTATTTTTCGTAAATTTGCAAAAAATACATAGATTTTTTAAAGAAATTGTAATTTAACTAATATGAACTATCAACTGGACGAAATAGACAAGAAGATTCTTGATTTCTTAGTAGAAAACACAAGAATGCCTTTTACAGAAATTGCAAAGCAGATGGATGTTTCTGCTGGAACAATTCACGTAAGAGTGAAAAAGATGGAAGATGCGGGTATTATTTTGGGATCATCTCTAAGTATCGATTATGGTAAACTGGACTACCACTTTACAGCTTTCATCGGTATTTTATTGACGAAATCAAACCGTACTCAGGAAGTATTGAAGGAATTGTCAACTATTCCTAACGTAAT containing:
- the tsaD gene encoding tRNA (adenosine(37)-N6)-threonylcarbamoyltransferase complex transferase subunit TsaD, with amino-acid sequence MSDSIILGIESSCDDTSAAIIKGNSILSNIAANQAIHKEYGGVVPELASRAHQQNIIPVVEKSFTKANIQQNAISAIGFTRGPGLLGSLLVGTSFAKSLAMSLNVPLIEVNHLQAHILAHFIEDANPVPPTFPFLCLTVSGGHTMIVLVKDYFEMEIIGKTIDDAAGEAFDKIGKIFDLDYPAGPIIDRLAKEGNPDAFTFNKPKLENYDYSFSGIKTSVLYFIQKEVRKNPDFIKENLNDLCASVQKCIIEILMKKLEKAAKDLNINQVAIAGGVSANSALRKAMEDNKEKLGWSIYIPKFEYTTDNAAMIAMVAQLKFKRGEFTDLRTSATAKYDL
- a CDS encoding translocation/assembly module TamB; this translates as MAKLENNNENENKKSVTENLGDQVQKTVENVEEKVRETVKEASELASDAIHHPVETAEEFGKQAIKDVTSYAWWAKLLLIIFWLGIVLVGGILVAINLPVTKQWAADQALKLVNNDFKSGFSTESVDVNYFGNVTIKGLKVKDYKGLDFIKAREFRADSDWISLAVNAISGKSNSLSFNSLTLVNAEVKVITYKGDSISNFVRFTELFDDGKKRDPKKPSFQLNSRVQILDSKVSIVNENSPGDQGKWLTATNFNLKAPNVKVNGPNVSALINNMSFVTSRWGKSHTVDTFSTELSLTKQFLSLKDLTLNTDHTLLQGDIKFNLHDGSWADFADKVRWDMNIGQGSQVSGYDISYFVTNWDNFKPFNLSGVMTGPLNKFHLENFLIRNPDVNIATKTMKVDNLLNGHFSIETKDLSTDFTYKDLKAMMPTFIASKMKNFADDFGKLKYNGTAKVNPDQIYVDNGNLMTGIGQAKISKLSLTGYSSAMPKYSGHLDVKDLNTSIITKSKTVGLISGNFDVSGQSFDVNTMRLTTKSQIASIEIMDKVINNLYLDGLLDHKKYNGLITVNDEQAKATIKGLIDFSTSKIAMDVNADVTHLNMNYFTNKPGSQIVSGQVEGKMSMSSINDLTLDVNANNLYFATATQKYNIPNAKLKTFIEAGGRVIDVDAPGAATGKISGKYSLTDLAGMVENGVGRILVGPPPRKLYRGQNFAMKFDVQQGLVNYFLPDLKLPNGALVEGEYDGNSNNLILNLDAAALKYIMTKEEEITDADKALASSNPDYKINDRKNINRDSAVVDSVKIRINTANLDQQLYARINRLEYNKNIIKDFELKGNNENGNTLHLATVFKHGSPDDELNEKLKEYAINVDQSTDDAGDYVFKFEPTEVKFNEVTWAIDTSPELNHSITYRKKTGDFDIRNLRVYSDSSALFIKEAQFKSAKDFYVDADISDFAIEKLLEMQSGGNGMDIKGLANGSVKIKMDKSTLQPLVDLTVDNIKMNGNEMGDISISATNGFSLNVYDIDVKVHSAGVLGNNSLNLTGTVNNNTASPIIDLTAEMRDFDLSFTQQFVQTIFGNLRGKATGDLKINGKLSNLDYNGDIALKDFGLKLLFTGVDYSFDDTVIQLTKGLAILNNIEVHDGRTNSKGNISGAIQFETLSSMGVSLVMRADNLLMLNTTQKDFDLFWGRVYGQGDLYVDGPVSGLSITTPNMKALNGSTFTFNSSSTSNVEEFKMLRFLKEGKDGLVTLEEKKKTGANMNIDFNLAVDKGTTVNVLVGDDVGNITVKGVADPLKFQMNRQGNIAMSGTYKVDNGTFISKAILNKTFQIEKNSSIRWDGDAMKPGLDITANYMRMVSNAGEYLSMGKLQPISILLQANITESLIDPKVELNLTAMDVSSQVRETLAAKMSQEGEKVLQFGSVLLLSTFNVSNTGGVDVNVGNVAESSGYNMLLKQLGSVLNTMSNEFQIDLNYVKGDQNSNIGDRANAGLSVAVSPRVNIKTGLGIPLSKTDAGNSGAQNNYLSGEGSIEYDLSKKNDGTFLVRGYSKPTNIGMISTNGAANQAYGVGVMWSKSFNSLFKKKKKDKKTTTDKTEIKTDSIKSTAK
- a CDS encoding Lrp/AsnC family transcriptional regulator, which encodes MNYQLDEIDKKILDFLVENTRMPFTEIAKQMDVSAGTIHVRVKKMEDAGIILGSSLSIDYGKLDYHFTAFIGILLTKSNRTQEVLKELSTIPNVIEASVISGKYNIFCKVRAKNTDDAKRIIYQIDDIQDVMRTESMISMEEFLSDKNRLINAISI